Proteins encoded within one genomic window of Williamwhitmania sp.:
- a CDS encoding SiaB family protein kinase: MIKETSLLTHNGSLSYEAIGILLNKMTSILDDFGMNITIKKKVYAAIVESLENIYRHQDIVKNGDQIIHTPLFTLNIDPQNFTISATNSLRIEKIANLKQRLDLVNTLDRIGLKELYKNTILHNAVNNRGGAGLGIINIAKVSENKIGYTFDPIDKQYFLFSIHITICHQ; this comes from the coding sequence GTGATCAAGGAAACATCTCTTCTTACACATAACGGATCGCTAAGCTACGAAGCAATCGGTATCCTGCTCAATAAGATGACCTCCATCTTAGATGATTTTGGCATGAATATTACCATTAAAAAAAAGGTATATGCCGCAATCGTTGAAAGTCTTGAAAACATTTACCGTCATCAGGATATCGTAAAAAATGGCGACCAAATTATTCATACACCCTTGTTTACGCTTAATATCGATCCTCAAAACTTCACCATTTCTGCAACCAACAGCTTGCGTATTGAGAAAATTGCCAACCTCAAGCAGCGCCTCGACCTTGTTAATACACTCGATCGTATTGGCCTTAAGGAGTTGTACAAGAACACGATCCTCCACAATGCGGTGAATAATAGAGGAGGAGCAGGTTTAGGCATTATTAACATCGCCAAGGTGTCTGAGAATAAAATTGGTTATACCTTTGATCCGATTGACAAACAATACTTTTTGTTTTCAATCCATATCACAATTTGTCACCAGTAA
- a CDS encoding S46 family peptidase translates to GQVLDYYPMDAVHYDYKTTLKGVMEKEDPENPEFVVPAKLKELYNAKDYGPYGDKGVMPVNFITNNDITGGNSGSPVINGKGQLIGTAFDGNWEAMSGDIAFEPELQRTICLDVRYTLFIIDKFAGAKRLIDEMTIVK, encoded by the coding sequence GGCCAGGTGCTCGATTACTACCCAATGGATGCTGTTCACTACGATTACAAAACTACTCTTAAGGGCGTAATGGAAAAGGAAGATCCTGAGAACCCGGAGTTTGTTGTTCCTGCAAAGTTGAAAGAACTTTATAATGCTAAGGATTACGGACCTTATGGCGATAAGGGTGTTATGCCAGTTAACTTCATCACCAACAACGACATTACAGGAGGAAATTCTGGTAGTCCTGTAATCAATGGTAAGGGTCAGCTGATTGGAACTGCATTCGATGGAAACTGGGAGGCCATGAGCGGCGACATCGCTTTTGAGCCAGAGCTCCAGCGTACCATTTGCCTCGACGTCCGTTATACCCTGTTCATTATTGATAAATTTGCCGGTGCAAAACGGTTAATTGATGAAATGACCATCGTGAAGTAA